Genomic segment of Bemisia tabaci chromosome 9, PGI_BMITA_v3:
GATCTTCCTCATCTTTGGTTTCCTCCTCTGGAGATTGCTCCTGGTCTATGGTTTCTTTCATTGATGATTCTTTATCTTCTTCCTGTTTATCTGACGATTTTTTGTCGTCTTCGGTTTTTCCTTGCGATCCCTTATCTTGCTCCGAGATTCTCTCTTCTGGTGATTCTTTTCTATCTTCAGTTGCCTCCGGTGATGATTTTTTCTCGTCTTGGCTCTCTCTCTTTggagtttcctttttttcatcattgTTCTCATTTTCTGATGGCTTTTTATCCGGTTCGGATGTCTGATCTGAcgattttttgctatttttactttgttctcttgctgatttttctgaggtattttttttctcctctgaaGAATTCTTTTGATCTTTGCGGCTTTTTGATTGACTTCTTTCCTTGACCTCATCTTCTGATGAACGTCTGGCCTCTGAAGAAAACTTCTGATCTTTGCGGCTTTTTGATTCCTTTCCATCCTTAACCCCTTCTTCTgatgaattttttggtttcctCTGACTCCTGGATTTGTTCCGGCCTTTGTCTTGCTCAGAAGAATACCCTCGACTTTTTGCATTATCCTTAGAAGTTCCTCTCTCTGTCTCTTCTGATGACACTTCGACTTCCTTGGTATCCTCCTCCTCTGATGACTTCATTCTTCTATTTCTCTTATCCGCCTCTTCGGACTTGCTCCTTCTGTTCGGTGACTCCTTCCTATCTCTAGGGACTTTTTCTGATTCATCTCTTCCCCTGGGTGGTTCCCTCCGATCCTTAGATGATCTACTCCGATCTTCAGACGATCTGCTTCGATCCTTAGATCGTCCTCTTCGACTTTCAGAAGATCTCTCATCCCTCGAAGATCGACGTCGATCCTTTGATGATCTGCTCTGTTTCCGAAATTCTGCGCTTCGATCTTCAGACGATCTGCTCCGATCTTCAGGCGATCTGCTTCGATCCTCAGACGATCTGCTTCGCTCCCCGGACGATCTACTCCGATCGTCGGACGATTTACTTCGATCCTTAGATCGTCCTTTTCGATTTTCAAAGGATCCTTTATCCCTCGAGGATCGACGTCGATCTTTTGATGATCTGCTCTGTTTCCGAAATTCTGTGCTTCGATCCTCAGACAATCTGCTCCGATCCTTAGGCGATCTGCTTCGATCCTCGGACGATCTGCTTCGATCCTCGGACGATCTACTCCGATCGTCGGACGATCTACTCCGATCGTCGGACGATCTACTCCGATCGTCGGACGATCTGCTCCTATCCTTAGATCGTCCTCTTCGAATTTCAGAAGATCTTGAAGCCTCCATAGATCGACCTCGAGCCTCAGGTGATCTGTTTTGTTTCCGAAATTCTCTGCTTCGATCCTCGGACGATCTGCTCCGATCCTCAGGCGATCTGCTTCGATCCTCGGACGATCTGCTTCGATCCTCAGGCGATCTGCTTCGATCCTCGGACGATCTACTCCGATCGTCGGACGATCTGCTCCTATCCTTAGATCGTCCTCTTTGACTCTCAGAAGATCTTGAAGCCTCCATGGATCGACCTCGAGCCTTAGGTGATCTGTTCTGTTTCCGAAATTCTCTGCTCCGATCCTCGGAAGATCTACCCTGATCCTCGGACAACTGCTTTCGAACCTTATAAACTTCTTCGGACTCCTTCCGATCTTTTCGTTTCTCCTCGGAGTCCTCTCGGGTGTCCTTTTCTTTCTCCCGATATTTCGGTTCATCCCTCTTCGAATCTCCTCGCTTAGGCTTTCGGCGATCTTCGTCAGGTTTCTCTTGACCTCGCAAAGTGCAACAGTTCCCCAAACTGCACCCGCAAACTCCACCCCCACAACCGCGATCAACGCAATTTCCGCTGGACGTCAGGCAACCTCCTCCGCAACAGGGGCATGTATTTTGATTACAGCCCCCGATGAACCCGCAACAACAGCCATCCCTGCACACGACAGCGTTGTTCGCCGGGATCCCACGCGGCCCCAGTCCACAAATTTCGAAGACACACCCGGCCAGGGGTTGTTGTCTTCTCTCCGCCTCGGTGAGGTAGATTCGCGATGTTGTAACGTAGAGGGTGCTTAGGTCCGGGCCGCCCCAGGCGCATGAGCTAACGTCTCGTACCGGGAGTTTCATCCTCCTGAGTACCACACCTTTTGCAGGATCCACTTCAATCACCTGTAAAAATAGGAACAAATAAATTACGCGTATATGTAAGTTTTATAAACTGTGAATCTACGAAGACATGTATCTCCGTTAGAATGTTTAGGAACATCCGctccaatttcaatttttccgccgctcaaattaagaggcttggttcttgatttaagcttaaatctaattgaattaagagtattttgtcttgtcgatgtttttaagagtctggactctagatccaatgtgtttttttccagtgtggggttCACTTTGGATTGTGTATCATTCGATTATAACTATTcagtaaacttttaaaaataattaaggcCACTGCTTACTTGATATCCACCGAAGCAAGCTATCCATAGATTTTCATTGCAGTCTATCGCCATGCCATCTGGCTTTCCTGGTACTCCGTCGGCATTGAAGTCGAACACTACCTTCTTGTTACCTGCAAAAGGTCAataatcagaggcggatccagcaaattggcaaccttggatttCCCCAATTTAACTCTATgtaaaattatcgattcttatcggagcactGACCCCTCTAAGAACGATACattctcataggtttaaatgaaggaaaacaatgttgccagtttgctagatccgccaatgtcaATAATTCATTACGACGTTAACGTTTCCATTCAACCgttcgtaaaattttggagcCGGCGCAATTGAGGATAAATTTATATCTTTTCTCTGAAAATGTATCCTTTAACGATCGCAAATAAAACATATTTCTCCAGTTGAAAAAATCGTATACGATACATATTTTACGTACAGAACCCTCTGCGTTCATTGTAAGAGTTGACTGTGACaaacaattttgaattaaagTATCAAAATGTGTTTTGAACTCCATGAATTTTGTACTGATCTgtaaaattttggcaacatccaCTTGTGCATCCACATGACAaagtttaaatacatttttaagagtctcAAGTCAGGATTCTGAGATACAACTTTGGGAATTTTCATCTgattttgtgctatttttggttttttcccttcaaTGCATGGAATAATTTTCAGCTTTCGCAACAGCAAATAGCCATGACAAgaattttaaggtgatttgatgctcgtcattttttgtgtcagagcgacgtgcgatttatcgcatcgattcgtcctataatttcagctacttgtaatttttttcgaattttgagatcgaacttctgttgtcacgagactacagaattcatgtaccaagtTCGACAAAGACATCCAACGTAATAAAGAAAgagtttttttagaggaaaaatatcgtattcgatactgctatcaaaactgcactggaatgcgatattttttctctaaaaaaaactcttaaaacctttattacgttgaatgtctttgtcaaattttgtagATGAGTTCataagtctcatgacaacagaagtgcgatctcaaaattcgaaaaaaatgacaggtagctgaaattatgggacgaatcgatgcgatacatcgcacgtcCCTCTGACACAAAtaatggcgtccatcaaatcacctggccttttcgaggatttttatcaaaattcccAATATATACCTAATTTGATTAACCGTTGATACTAGTAAAGGAGTGCTGATTCTTCACTGATTTCTTGAGGGAGAAACCAAAAGAATACACATATTggaaataattagaattttaaaataaaaaattctgacattGGCTCCGCATTGGTACCCACTCACTTGTCTTTCCGGTATCGATGTCGTagtcaaaaccaaaaatttgctCCAGCGAATATTCGCAGACGTACATCCTTGTGTACTTGGCATTCCACGCCAGCCCGTTGTAGAATGTCGCATCTTTACCCTGTTCAATCTTCAAATTACAATAATCTCTGTCGTATTTGAACAGACTAGCTTGGTTAGGCACCGTAGTTCCGTCACGCAACATCTTTCCTTTGGTATCTACAACAGATCGTTAAGTCCTCATTAAAACCATGTGATAGGGAACTTGTGTTTGGTTAGGGAGGTCCCAAGTGCAATCCCCGGAGCaggcaaaaaattccaaatcaaaATTCCAACGCAAGTGCCTAACAgttggctgtaaatgttctaATTGGGCCCCTCCCTGTGCATATagctgtgttcagtttcaaaaatttcggtcGTACAGTGGTCCAACTTAGCCCCCCATTTTCtaaaaaaccgtgcgtatactcaagctaaaatttttaccagagttttagggtatcataaggtatcgtttaggcccggattcagaaaaatccccgctgacccaaattgtgccattcttggcgtcgctcttttcaGACATTTAAgatcaaattccaaaaaaaattatctaagaaattgacagaaaaatattcagaaattgtCCTATTAATTAGCGATTTGTTGAAGGAaaggcgacgtctgaaggctcacacggcgctTTTCCTCAGCATTGCAGCACTCCAGAGTGACGTCATTCGTGACGCTACATTACCCATGAAAGTCCGTCTCCTCCTTCTTCCCCTCTCTcctactttttctctcttttttttggcCCGAGGGCGGAGAGGGAGAATGCCACCATGGCCCTCAGCCTGGATCAGCCACTGTTTCAGAATGACGTCACTGGTGACGCTACATTACCCATGAAAGTCCGTCCGGTGCAGTCTGCCTTTCCGTCGCTGAAGGTGGCGAAGGCGTCGTAGTCGAAGCGACCCAGGGTCACGACCTGGGGTTTACATTCCGGGCGCCCGTTCCACGTAATTTTCACCAACTTCGACCCGAGTCCGGCCAAAAACTCGTTGCGCGAGTCCTGGATCGGGATCACGCCAGCGAGCTCCTCTCCTGGAGACAAGAGGAACACAAATTGGGCCGGGTCAAACAGAAAGGCACCGAGTCACATCACGACGGTCAAAATGCACcaccatgtatctccattgcgatgttccaaaatggagattttgcatgtgtgaggaatttgcgatttgactgttgattctcatgtaaaagttcgcgataaacacgatggtgccactggttttctctgaaatcaactactaagctcaaaaaaaagctctcaagttgaggccaaaatggagggcatATCCTACCCTACCCTGAGAATCAATTTACAACGTGGAGTTGGAagaccctgagagtccacttctacatcaaaacaaactttccatacatagatagggagcaaatatattgacagggctgccagtTTATTTGGGGacaccaaaactgaaaacacggcaaccctgctaatgtatttgctccctatctttgcatggagagtttgtcttgatgtagaggtggactctcagggtagagtgggatatcccctccattttggcctcaacttgagaggtttttttgagcctgagagttgatttcagagaaaaccagtagcatcatcgtgtttctcgccaacttttacataagaatcaacagtcaaatcgcaaattcctcacacatgcaacatctacaTTTCGGCTCCCATCTAATTCCCACGAAGAGAAACTAACCGTTTCCatagcttaaaatttttaaagaatattctgctgatatagaaaaaaaaatcaaaaaatttatcaaaaaattgtgttgaatagtttttcaaagataaaTTAAAGTATGGTCCATAATataaataatcgaaattttgaatatgcaaAAAATTAGTTCTTCTTGACCCAGAAACATTCCCCAAGTTTCGTCTCAATAGCTTATTTGGGAAAGTTTTAAAGGGGGCGGGGAgtacggacttttggaacaTCCTGTAAATGACGGCTTGACTTTTTTTATCGTTTGAGAGAGATAAAGTCAATCATGTGTCTCGCAAAATTGTATAGAAAATCATGtacttttataaaaaatttccgTTGCTCGCAAGAGTTTCATTGAAAATGAgggcaccctggtaaaaattggcagtagaatcagtgttccaaaataccatagacctacagctgtaagatttccaatagcttctatagccggctacacaatttcttatagccttttatagccgatggcgattaagcaacttacggccaggcgataaagtgtatgctaacgtcactaattacggatgctaggacttagtgagtttttggaccattgctctctttttgggccgtagtatcttga
This window contains:
- the LOC109036714 gene encoding uncharacterized protein isoform X1; its protein translation is MARKNYIRDRSFLSVWTHSLSCWMLLFPLLSLGSVQAGEISIRVVSGPFDISEEPHYDCQNKILLFVDKLVGKICMYDLQTGYTTCSCSLGEELAGVIPIQDSRNEFLAGLGSKLVKITWNGRPECKPQVVTLGRFDYDAFATFSDGKADCTGRTFMDTKGKMLRDGTTVPNQASLFKYDRDYCNLKIEQGKDATFYNGLAWNAKYTRMYVCEYSLEQIFGFDYDIDTGKTSNKKVVFDFNADGVPGKPDGMAIDCNENLWIACFGGYQVIEVDPAKGVVLRRMKLPVRDVSSCAWGGPDLSTLYVTTSRIYLTEAERRQQPLAGCVFEICGLGPRGIPANNAVVCRDGCCCGFIGGCNQNTCPCCGGGCLTSSGNCVDRGCGGGVCGCSLGNCCTLRGQEKPDEDRRKPKRGDSKRDEPKYREKEKDTREDSEEKRKDRKESEEVYKVRKQLSEDQGRSSEDRSREFRKQNRSPKARGRSMEASRSSESQRGRSKDRSRSSDDRSRSSEDRSRSPEDRSRSSEDRSRSPEDRSRSSEDRSREFRKQNRSPEARGRSMEASRSSEIRRGRSKDRSRSSDDRSRSSDDRSRSSDDRSRSSEDRSRSSEDRSRSPKDRSRLSEDRSTEFRKQSRSSKDRRRSSRDKGSFENRKGRSKDRSKSSDDRSRSSGERSRSSEDRSRSPEDRSRSSEDRSAEFRKQSRSSKDRRRSSRDERSSESRRGRSKDRSRSSEDRSRSSKDRREPPRGRDESEKVPRDRKESPNRRSKSEEADKRNRRMKSSEEEDTKEVEVSSEETERGTSKDNAKSRGYSSEQDKGRNKSRSQRKPKNSSEEGVKDGKESKSRKDQKFSSEARRSSEDEVKERSQSKSRKDQKNSSEEKKNTSEKSAREQSKNSKKSSDQTSEPDKKPSENENNDEKKETPKRESQDEKKSSPEATEDRKESPEERISEQDKGSQGKTEDDKKSSDKQEEDKESSMKETIDQEQSPEEETKDEEDPSETEFEEENDQWRSSSEEKGTNSHSQT
- the LOC109036714 gene encoding uncharacterized protein isoform X2 → MDTKGKMLRDGTTVPNQASLFKYDRDYCNLKIEQGKDATFYNGLAWNAKYTRMYVCEYSLEQIFGFDYDIDTGKTSNKKVVFDFNADGVPGKPDGMAIDCNENLWIACFGGYQVIEVDPAKGVVLRRMKLPVRDVSSCAWGGPDLSTLYVTTSRIYLTEAERRQQPLAGCVFEICGLGPRGIPANNAVVCRDGCCCGFIGGCNQNTCPCCGGGCLTSSGNCVDRGCGGGVCGCSLGNCCTLRGQEKPDEDRRKPKRGDSKRDEPKYREKEKDTREDSEEKRKDRKESEEVYKVRKQLSEDQGRSSEDRSREFRKQNRSPKARGRSMEASRSSESQRGRSKDRSRSSDDRSRSSEDRSRSPEDRSRSSEDRSRSPEDRSRSSEDRSREFRKQNRSPEARGRSMEASRSSEIRRGRSKDRSRSSDDRSRSSDDRSRSSDDRSRSSEDRSRSSEDRSRSPKDRSRLSEDRSTEFRKQSRSSKDRRRSSRDKGSFENRKGRSKDRSKSSDDRSRSSGERSRSSEDRSRSPEDRSRSSEDRSAEFRKQSRSSKDRRRSSRDERSSESRRGRSKDRSRSSEDRSRSSKDRREPPRGRDESEKVPRDRKESPNRRSKSEEADKRNRRMKSSEEEDTKEVEVSSEETERGTSKDNAKSRGYSSEQDKGRNKSRSQRKPKNSSEEGVKDGKESKSRKDQKFSSEARRSSEDEVKERSQSKSRKDQKNSSEEKKNTSEKSAREQSKNSKKSSDQTSEPDKKPSENENNDEKKETPKRESQDEKKSSPEATEDRKESPEERISEQDKGSQGKTEDDKKSSDKQEEDKESSMKETIDQEQSPEEETKDEEDPSETEFEEENDQWRSSSEEKGTNSHSQT